Part of the Leucobacter insecticola genome is shown below.
CGCGGCCCAGTCCATCGAAGACGAGGTCGACGAACTTCTCGCCGAAGCAGGCATCGCCGACAGTGTAGATGCCGATACCGTGCCCACCACCACGGAGCAGGACGGTAACGAACGGGAGGCGAAGTAGTGGCGCTCTGGAGCAAGAAGCCGCTGTTTGATCCCTCACCCGTGAGTGGGCGCGAACTGCTGCTCGCTGACCTCGACGGGGTGGTGTATCGAGGCCCGGGAGCGATCCCGGGCGCCGTCGAGCAGTTGAACCGTTCTGAGGTTCCCGTTGGCTACATCACCAACAACGCCTCCCGCACCGACCGCGTCGTGGCCGAACAGCTGCAGAGTCTCGGTCTGCGGGCCGAGCCCGCCGACGTGGTGACCTCGCCACAGGCCGCGGTCGCGCTACTGGCCAAAACGCTTCCCCAGGGCTCCCTCGTGCTGGTCGTTGGCGGCGACGGGCTGACCGACGAACTCGAAAAGGCTGGGTTTCGGTATACGCGGAGCGCAGAGGATTCACCCGCCGCGGTGGTGCAAGGCTTCGATCCCGAGGTTGGATGGAAGGACCTGGCGGAGGCCGCGTTCGCGCTAGCCGAGGTGCCGGGTCAGGATCCGCTGCCCTGGATCGCGACCAACACCGACTGGACGATTCCGGTCGCCCGCGGGCTCGCGCCCGGCAACGGCACGCTCGTTTCGGCAGTGCACACAGCGGTGCAGCGGCTTCCCGTCTTCGCCGGCAAGCCCGAAACTCCGATTTTTGAGGCCGCGTTTGAACGCTTCGGCACGCGAAACGCGCTCATGATTGGTGACCGTCTCGACACCGACATGAAGGGCGCGATCGCCGCGGGGATCCCGTCGCTGCACGTGCTC
Proteins encoded:
- a CDS encoding HAD-IIA family hydrolase, with amino-acid sequence MALWSKKPLFDPSPVSGRELLLADLDGVVYRGPGAIPGAVEQLNRSEVPVGYITNNASRTDRVVAEQLQSLGLRAEPADVVTSPQAAVALLAKTLPQGSLVLVVGGDGLTDELEKAGFRYTRSAEDSPAAVVQGFDPEVGWKDLAEAAFALAEVPGQDPLPWIATNTDWTIPVARGLAPGNGTLVSAVHTAVQRLPVFAGKPETPIFEAAFERFGTRNALMIGDRLDTDMKGAIAAGIPSLHVLTGVDRPKQLVAASRDMQPDYIVASLAELHEPYPATETLRDGSVQVGNARVRMNGHIAVVVNEGDSPINLLRAGCAAIWASGLAIYGLEVPEILYRDHWR